One Pelodiscus sinensis isolate JC-2024 chromosome 25, ASM4963464v1, whole genome shotgun sequence DNA window includes the following coding sequences:
- the LOC142819871 gene encoding platelet-activating factor receptor-like, which translates to MNNCTAGLETMEATVAPVGPTPGACEWSDPVQFVLVPLVYCVVLCVGLPGNLVALLAFLQNGQVRKAIRIYLINLTLADILFNLTLPLWIPYYLAGGHWAPPEPVCRLTGAAYYMATYSAIAFMTLISFNRYCTVRVVRLDLALNQRRGAMAACLGVWLLCLGCAIPSLATQQTRAGSRGTKCFEQYAEHRFYAYAMVGFFVASFLVVLGAYASIMRSLSAAATASHGSHRRLARAMVLGMLLVFVVCVAPYHLTLVPWVTSQTHIPGCSPPSSLDILHTLSVALLSLNSCIDPLIYCFSIKCFRADLWQLACRVVRCLPLPPSPLERTVPNVRSSSFTSS; encoded by the coding sequence ATGAACAACTGTACGGCCGGGCTGGAGACGATGGAGGCGACGGTGGCACCGgtgggccccacccctggggcgtGTGAGTGGAGCGACCCAGTGCAGTTTGTGCTGGTGCCCCTGGTGTACTGCGTGGTGCTCTGTGTGGGGTTGCCTGGCAACCTGGTGGCCCTGCTGGCCTTCCTGCAGAATGGCCAGGTGAGGAAGGCCATCCGCATCTACCTCATCAACCTCACGCTGGCCGACATCCTCTTCAACCTCACCCTGCCCCTCTGGATCCCCTATTACCTGGCCGGGGGGCACTGGGCCCCCCCAGAGCCTGTCTGCCGCCTGACCGGGGCGGCCTACTACATGGCCACCTACAGCGCCATCGCCTTCATGACCCTCATCAGCTTCAATCGCTACTGCACCGTCCGGGTGGTCAGGCTGGACCTGGCCCTGAACCAGCGCCGCGGGGCCATGGCAGCCTGCCTGGGGGTCTGGCTTCTCTGCTTGGGCTGCGCCATCCCCAGCTTGGCAACTCAGCAGACCCGAGCGGGTTCTCGGGGCACCAAGTGCTTTGAGCAGTACGCGGAGCACAGGTTCTACGCCTACGCCATGGTGGGCTTCTTCGTGGCCTCCTTCCTGGTGGTGCTGGGCGCCTACGCATCCATCATGAGGTCGCTCTCGGCCGCCGCCACCGCCTCCCACGGCAGCCATCGCCGGCTGGCCCGGGCCATGGTGCTGGGCATGCTGCTGGTGTTTGTGGTCTGCGTGGCCCCCTATCACCTCACTCTGGTCCCCTGGGTGACCAGCCAGACACACATCCCTGGCTGcagcccaccctcctccctggacATCCTGCACACCTTGAGCGTGGCCCTGCTGAGCCTCAACAGCTGCATTGACCCGCTGATCTACTGCTTCTCCATCAAATGCTTCCGGGCTGATCTGTGGCAGTTGGCGTGCAGGGTCGTCcgctgcctcccgctgcccccctccccgctggagAGGACCGTCCCCAACGTCCGgtcctcctccttcacctcctcctAG